One region of Babylonia areolata isolate BAREFJ2019XMU chromosome 29, ASM4173473v1, whole genome shotgun sequence genomic DNA includes:
- the LOC143302290 gene encoding transducin beta-like protein 2 — protein sequence MAEEESSLPVIAVTAAVGAVVLLLALLCGLGRSDKKRENEDEKQESEGKTEKSTGDKPVKKSKLVQKSKKTVFVPFSHQWLACSLKGHSNRVVSLDFSPNGKYLVSASDDRVLMLWSTKEFSQKEHKFIRMNVELDSVTNIKFSPDSRAVVGSLANSNTVRVFRVGKKDDGSGNVGVLSTADFPKAAPAEIRNIGVSSKGNFIMAGLAGTQIIIYDLKGEQQEMINTHQMSNNYSAVSPCGRFVACSGFTPDVKIWEVSGTAGEIKVIRAMELKGHNSGIYCFSFNGDSSRAATVSKDGTWKLWDTDVRYSQGQDAKLLFTGSVSLEGPNLIALSPDGRTVAISGQSSVVFWDALAGKELQTLHKLHSEPITGLAFDNTNHYLVTSGDKHIQVVHNVPGYQATVVDLQEKEKKATSAGMRDRIRSQIKEASETLATILGESNGSAAGAK from the exons ATGAAAAGCAAGAAAGTGAAGGCAAGACAGAGAAATCAACAGGGGACAAGCCTGTCAAGAAGTCCAAGCTTGTTCAAAAGAGCAAGAAGACAGTGTTCGTTCCCTTCTCCCACCAGTGGTTGGCGTGCTCATTAAAAGGACATAGCAATCGAGTCGTTTCCCTTGACTTTAGCCCCAACGGAAAGTACCTTGTGTCGGCATCAGACG accgtGTCTTGATGCTGTGGAGCACAAAGGAATTTTCTCAAAAAGAACACAA GTTCATCCGTATGAATGTGGAGCTGGATTCTGTCACCAACATCAAGTTCAGTCCTGATTCCAG GGCGGTGGTTGGCAGCCTGGCCAACAGCAACACAGTTCGAGTCTTCCGGGTCGGCAAAAAGGACGATGGAAGTGGCAATGTGGGCGTGCTCAGCACTGCGGATTTTCCCAAG GCTGCCCCAGCGGAAATCCGAAACATTGGTGTGTCCAGCAAAGGCAACTTCATCATGGCTGGCTTGGCTGGCACTCAGATTATCATCTATGACTTGAAAG gCGAGCAACAGGAAATGATCAACACGCACCAGATGTCCAACAACtacagtgctgtgtcaccatgCGGTCGCTTTGTTGCCTGCTCAG GCTTTACCCCTGACGTCAAGATCTGGGAGGTGTCAGGCACGGCAGGTGAGATCAAGGTCATCCGTGCCATGGAGTTGAAAGGTCACAACTCTGGCATCTACTGCTTCTCCTTCAATGGAGACTCCAGTAG GGCAGCAACAGTGTCAAAAGATGGAACCTGGAAATTGTGGGACACTGATG taCGCTACAGTCAGGGACAGGACGCCAAGCTGCTGTTCACTGGCTCTGTCAGCCTGGAGGGCCCCAACCTCATTGCCCTGTCCCCCGACGGCCGCACCGTGGCCATTTCCGGCCAGTCCAGCGTTGTCTTTTGGGACGCCTTGGCCGGCAAGGAGCTCCAGACACTACACAAACTGCACTCAG AACCGATCACGGGGCTAGCGTTCGACAACACCAACCACTACCTGGTGACGTCGGGCGACAAGCACATCCAGGTGGTGCACAACGTTCCAGGCTACCAGGCCACCGTTGTGGAcctgcaggagaaggagaagaaggccaCCAGCGCGGGGATGAGGGATCGAATCCGATCGCAGATCAAAGAGGCATC ggagaccCTGGCCACCATTCTGGGAGAGTCCAATGGCAGCGCAGCAGGAGCAAAGTAA
- the LOC143302365 gene encoding ester hydrolase C11orf54 homolog, whose product MALSVTKVPLLVPSMEEVVQVLQSGLEKNFSSVEVSVVDCPDLTQKPFNLSAKGLCGSPRLADVGGPPNLVPLVKKEKLYNMGDVASLVELPGAFMVGAGAGPFAVVGTNSELVCSVQVSEDGKKAVCCNSYISKVDTQDGSCILDPLRDTLDFNLMGNFLCCEGKPGKVLEIKASVRTGEENFMSAVRKSLQNHYQSKSVGLGGVFLIERGKAKIHVMPDFSCTPLDTSEKVNGWLKFYEMDATLVCLGELVSHDPGLDLRVEHFHCFSDHGQGGHYHYDTTPGEVGYRAYFSIAELLYRIDQPPEGN is encoded by the exons ATGGCTCTGTCGGTAACCAAAGTTCCGTTGCTCGTTCCTTCCATGGAGGAGGTTGTACAAG TTTTACAAAGCGGACTGGAGAAGAACTTCAGCAGTGTTGAAGTCAGTGTGGTGGACTGTCCAGACCTGACTCAGAAACCTTTCAACTTGTCTGCTAAAG GTTTGTGCGGCAGTCCTCGGTTGGCGGATGTTGGAGGTCCCCCCAATCTGGTGCCTCTTGTCAAGAAAGAGAAG TTGTACAACATGGGTGATGTCGCCAGTCTGGTGGAGCTGCCTGGAGCCTTCATGGTTGGCGCAGGCGCCGGACCTTTTGCTGTCGTAGGCACCAACTCAGAGCTCGTGTGCTCCGTGCAGGTGTCGGAAGACGGAAAGAAGGCCGTCTGTTGCAACAGTTACATTTCCAAAGTTGACACCcag GATGGGTCCTGTATCCTGGACCCTCTGAGGGACACGCTGGACTTCAACCTGATGGGCAACTTTCTGTGTTGTGAGGGCAAGCCGGGAAAG GTGCTTGAAATCAAGGCCAGTGTCCGCACTGGGGAGGAGAACTTCATGTCTGCTGTGCGCAAGTCGCTGCAGAACCACTACCAGAGTAAATCGGTGGGCCTCGGAGGGGTGTTCCTCATCGAGCGAGGGAAAGCGAAGATCCATgtcatg cccGATTTTTCATGCACCCCGTTAGACACCAGCGAAAAAGTGAATGGATGGCTCAAATTCTATGAGATGGATGCCACACTTGTCTGTCTCGGCGAACTGGTCTCCCATGATCCT GGTTTAGACCTGCGCGTGGAGCACTTTCACTGCTTCAGTGACCACGGGCAGGGCGGTCATTACCACTACGACACCACCCCTGGGGAGGTGGGTTACCGAGCCTACTTCAGCATCGCTGAACTCTTGTACCGCATCGACCAGCCTCCGGAAGGCAACTGA